In Horticoccus luteus, the following proteins share a genomic window:
- a CDS encoding RNA polymerase sigma factor: MKYLSPVRRLTRELRSRYPVSHFESEQSRWLAEHVQPHEPMLRAWLQSRFGAGSDVDDIVQEAYMRLWRARQNGKVSAPKAFFFAIARNIALDLARHEQIARMDSLAEIDCLSVSDGSEAIPESVARNQELALLTEAIQSLPERCREVFTLRKLYGLSQKEIATRLGISEHTVSAQLTIGLHKCTEFLSRRRSLEERA, translated from the coding sequence ATGAAATATTTATCGCCCGTGCGAAGGCTCACGCGTGAGCTGCGCTCCCGTTACCCCGTGAGTCATTTCGAGTCAGAACAATCCCGCTGGCTGGCTGAGCACGTGCAACCGCACGAGCCAATGCTACGCGCTTGGTTGCAAAGCCGGTTTGGAGCTGGAAGCGACGTGGACGACATCGTGCAAGAGGCCTACATGCGCCTGTGGCGGGCGCGCCAGAATGGCAAAGTGAGCGCACCCAAAGCGTTTTTCTTCGCGATCGCGCGCAACATTGCCTTGGATCTCGCACGTCATGAGCAGATCGCCCGGATGGATTCTTTAGCGGAAATCGATTGTTTGTCCGTCTCAGATGGAAGCGAGGCCATTCCTGAATCGGTCGCGCGAAACCAGGAGCTAGCCCTTTTGACTGAAGCAATCCAATCTCTGCCGGAGCGTTGTCGTGAGGTTTTCACGCTGCGGAAACTCTACGGTCTCTCGCAAAAAGAGATCGCAACTCGCCTCGGCATCTCGGAGCACACCGTTTCCGCACAGCTCACGATCGGGCTGCACAAATGCACAGAGTTTCTGAGTCGACGACGGTCACTCGAAGAACGGGCATGA
- a CDS encoding sugar phosphate isomerase/epimerase family protein gives MKPSVASLLYIKYSRAETFASLRRLGIGQVDLWDHPGFGSHVSVSNDDSEEVLSDLATYGLKPSAVSLYAADPETMRAGIKYAAKIGAPLVVAGFNGATTEQFADFLRPLAVEGRRAEVRVTVENHVDTPSDSIDRVNALSALVPDIGYCYAPPHSVIMGENQQQNVTALGDRMAMFYLWDSPWMATGLTWFRNNWNRFSEEQFPGRGKLTSQFPALLETLRAIRFDGPVNFCVHGSREWPIEKTERFLAASMRFLGLS, from the coding sequence ATGAAACCCAGCGTCGCCAGTCTTCTCTATATTAAATATTCACGGGCCGAGACATTTGCGTCGTTGCGACGTCTAGGTATCGGCCAGGTGGACCTATGGGATCATCCAGGCTTTGGCTCGCATGTTTCCGTATCCAATGATGACTCGGAGGAGGTTTTGAGCGACTTGGCGACCTATGGGCTGAAACCTTCCGCGGTGTCTCTTTACGCAGCCGACCCGGAAACAATGCGCGCGGGAATCAAGTATGCGGCCAAAATCGGCGCCCCGCTAGTCGTGGCGGGGTTCAATGGCGCCACGACCGAGCAGTTTGCTGATTTCTTGCGGCCGCTCGCAGTGGAAGGTCGACGAGCGGAAGTTCGGGTGACGGTGGAAAACCACGTGGACACGCCGTCGGATAGCATCGATCGGGTGAACGCTCTGTCGGCACTCGTGCCGGATATCGGTTATTGTTACGCGCCGCCGCATAGCGTCATCATGGGTGAGAACCAACAGCAGAACGTCACTGCCTTGGGCGATCGAATGGCGATGTTTTATCTTTGGGACAGTCCTTGGATGGCGACGGGACTGACTTGGTTTCGCAACAACTGGAATCGATTTTCCGAGGAACAGTTTCCCGGCCGTGGAAAGCTGACGTCCCAGTTTCCGGCTTTGCTGGAAACGTTAAGAGCCATCCGCTTCGATGGTCCGGTCAATTTTTGTGTGCACGGCAGTCGCGAATGGCCGATCGAAAAAACAGAACGGTTTCTGGCCGCTAGTATGAGGTTTCTTGGTCTGAGTTGA
- the ppk1 gene encoding polyphosphate kinase 1 — MRPANKRAPILPATAYFNRELSWLAFNRRVLAQAQSERYPLLERVNFLAIVGSNLDEFFEIRVAGLLQQTDSGLLEVSIDGLGPSEQLRRIHAVVASLVDEQYQCWHRHLKPALARENILFPAPTDLSGEQRAWLRSYFRDQVYPVLTPLALDPSHPFPHIGNKTLNVIVALERPAPADETPLIAILPVPRILPRLVTLPRAHDAPRQFLFLSDLIKLCAGDLFPGYQLRAAHTFRVTRNSDLYIDEEEAENLLKKIEEELRNLRRGAAVRLEIELGSDEMLSRTLCEQLHVAPANVFRLPGPLDLVRLSSLAELDRPDLKFPTFTPVNVSPLRNPADIFATLRSQDVLLHHPYDVFTPVVDFVEQAARDPQVFAIKQTLYRTSGDSPIVQALIEASRNGKQVTALIELKARFDEANNIQWARQLSEAGVHVVYGLIGHKTHCKLCLVVRREGRRMRAYAHLGTGNYNPRTARLYTDLSLFTSRTTLTRDIGRLFNALTGFGHSPRFSHLLVAPYALHRRIGALIAREIAHAKAGQPARIVAKMNALVDQATIDRLYAASRAGVQIDLIVRGICCLVPGVPGLSENIRVHSIVGRFLEHARIFYFENAGGEPTVLAGSADWMPRNFFRRVEVLFPIDDPIARHWIVEDILWAELRDTENTHLLHPNGAYLPPRRPRGARGFSVHTFGMQNALRRAGAIG; from the coding sequence GTGCGTCCAGCCAACAAAAGAGCCCCCATCCTGCCCGCAACCGCCTACTTTAATCGCGAATTAAGTTGGCTCGCGTTCAACCGGCGGGTGCTCGCACAAGCGCAAAGCGAACGCTATCCCCTGCTCGAACGCGTCAACTTTCTCGCTATCGTCGGTTCCAATCTCGACGAATTTTTCGAGATCCGCGTCGCCGGCCTTCTCCAGCAAACCGATTCCGGTCTCCTCGAGGTGAGTATCGACGGCCTCGGACCCAGCGAGCAGTTGCGGCGGATTCACGCCGTCGTCGCCTCTCTCGTCGACGAGCAATACCAGTGCTGGCATCGCCACCTCAAGCCGGCGCTCGCTCGTGAAAACATCCTGTTCCCCGCGCCCACCGATCTCAGCGGCGAACAACGCGCGTGGCTTCGCTCCTATTTCCGCGACCAGGTTTATCCCGTTCTTACCCCGCTCGCTCTCGATCCCTCTCATCCGTTTCCGCACATCGGCAACAAAACGCTCAACGTCATCGTGGCGCTGGAACGTCCCGCTCCGGCCGACGAAACTCCACTGATCGCGATCCTGCCAGTGCCGCGAATTCTTCCGCGCCTCGTCACCCTCCCTCGCGCTCACGACGCGCCCCGGCAGTTCCTGTTTCTCAGCGATCTCATCAAACTCTGCGCCGGTGATTTGTTTCCCGGATACCAATTGCGGGCCGCGCACACTTTCCGAGTCACGCGCAACAGCGACCTCTACATCGACGAGGAGGAGGCGGAAAACCTGCTCAAGAAAATCGAAGAGGAATTGCGCAATTTGCGCCGCGGCGCAGCGGTGCGTCTGGAAATCGAGCTGGGCAGCGATGAAATGCTTTCCCGCACGCTCTGCGAACAATTGCACGTGGCGCCCGCCAACGTCTTTCGCCTGCCGGGACCGCTCGACCTGGTGCGTCTTAGCAGCCTCGCCGAGCTCGACCGGCCCGATCTGAAATTTCCAACGTTCACGCCCGTGAACGTCTCTCCGCTGCGAAATCCCGCCGATATCTTCGCCACCCTCCGCTCGCAGGACGTGCTGCTGCATCACCCCTACGATGTGTTCACGCCCGTCGTGGACTTCGTCGAGCAGGCGGCGCGCGATCCGCAGGTATTCGCCATCAAGCAAACCCTCTACCGCACGAGTGGCGATTCACCCATCGTGCAGGCACTGATCGAGGCGTCGCGCAACGGCAAGCAGGTCACCGCGCTCATCGAGTTGAAGGCCCGCTTTGACGAAGCGAACAACATCCAGTGGGCGCGGCAGCTTTCCGAAGCCGGTGTGCACGTCGTCTACGGCCTCATCGGCCATAAAACGCATTGTAAACTGTGCCTCGTGGTGCGCCGCGAAGGTCGGCGCATGCGGGCCTACGCCCACCTCGGCACCGGCAATTATAATCCGCGCACCGCGCGGCTTTATACCGACCTCAGTCTGTTCACTTCACGAACCACCTTGACCCGCGACATCGGTCGCCTGTTCAACGCCCTTACCGGCTTCGGCCACTCCCCGCGTTTCTCGCATTTGCTGGTCGCACCGTATGCGCTGCACAGACGCATCGGGGCCCTGATCGCCCGCGAGATCGCGCATGCCAAAGCCGGGCAGCCCGCGCGGATCGTGGCGAAGATGAATGCACTCGTCGATCAAGCGACCATCGACCGTCTCTACGCCGCATCGCGCGCCGGCGTGCAGATCGATCTCATCGTGCGTGGCATCTGCTGCCTCGTGCCCGGCGTGCCCGGCCTGTCGGAGAACATCCGCGTGCACAGCATTGTCGGTCGTTTTCTCGAACACGCGCGCATTTTCTATTTCGAAAACGCCGGTGGTGAGCCGACCGTCCTGGCCGGGAGCGCTGACTGGATGCCGCGCAACTTTTTCCGCCGCGTCGAAGTTCTCTTTCCGATCGATGATCCGATCGCGCGGCACTGGATCGTCGAAGATATTCTTTGGGCCGAACTCCGCGATACGGAAAACACCCACCTTCTCCACCCCAACGGCGCCTATCTTCCTCCGCGCCGGCCCCGCGGCGCCCGCGGATTCTCCGTGCACACTTTCGGCATGCAGAACGCCCTCCGTCGCGCCGGAGCCATCGGATAA
- a CDS encoding Gfo/Idh/MocA family protein — protein MIKSAIIGCSARAVEHAAAYEQLPEATVWALCDSNAERLASFPGAVPVERRFATVTALLANGIPDLVHLITPPTVRLSMIHPLVDAGVKAIIVEKPLSCSLTEADQIVNLCQRHGVRLAVNHQLTFMPSYRRAKQHLADGFIGKLERIRISCNGSPYEQGTHMLDLADFFLDHVKPERVIGQIAGAEKLQASHPSPEYMIGRILFDGGAAVDLVFGDIADPRVAPEFFWVGCRIEIVGSKGIIDHRLSHGYRIMTEDKALVIDSAFDYGRENAQAQLAFTKAFIQKLLSRQPVDVTAGERALQPIALMEALIESADRHELVKFPVRASGDMGAHLKNILSK, from the coding sequence ATGATCAAATCAGCGATTATCGGGTGCAGTGCCCGCGCGGTGGAACACGCCGCGGCCTATGAACAATTGCCGGAGGCCACCGTGTGGGCTCTGTGTGATTCCAATGCGGAGCGACTGGCGTCCTTCCCCGGCGCGGTTCCGGTCGAGAGACGGTTCGCTACCGTTACTGCCCTTCTCGCCAATGGAATCCCGGATCTCGTCCATCTTATCACACCGCCAACCGTTCGTCTGTCTATGATCCATCCGCTAGTGGATGCCGGGGTCAAAGCTATCATTGTCGAGAAGCCTCTCTCATGCTCACTGACGGAGGCAGACCAGATTGTGAATCTTTGTCAGCGCCACGGTGTCCGCCTGGCGGTTAACCATCAATTGACGTTTATGCCTAGCTACCGTCGAGCAAAGCAGCACCTTGCTGACGGGTTTATCGGCAAACTAGAGCGTATACGCATATCGTGTAATGGCAGCCCCTACGAGCAAGGGACGCACATGCTCGACCTGGCAGATTTTTTTCTCGACCACGTGAAACCCGAGCGGGTGATCGGACAGATTGCCGGCGCGGAAAAACTGCAGGCGAGCCATCCTTCGCCGGAATACATGATCGGGCGAATCTTGTTCGACGGCGGAGCGGCGGTCGATTTGGTCTTCGGCGACATCGCCGATCCTCGCGTAGCGCCTGAGTTCTTCTGGGTAGGCTGCCGCATCGAGATCGTCGGCAGCAAGGGCATCATCGATCATCGGCTTTCGCACGGTTATCGTATCATGACCGAAGACAAGGCGCTGGTGATTGATTCCGCCTTCGACTACGGTCGCGAGAATGCTCAAGCGCAACTGGCGTTCACGAAGGCGTTCATCCAAAAACTCCTGAGCCGTCAGCCCGTTGACGTGACCGCCGGCGAACGGGCGCTCCAGCCGATTGCGCTGATGGAAGCATTGATAGAGTCGGCCGACCGCCACGAGTTGGTGAAGTTTCCCGTGCGGGCCTCGGGCGACATGGGTGCGCATCTGAAAAATATATTGAGCAAATGA
- a CDS encoding FecR family protein, translating into MNEDRQGSADRERRRIDFAAAKWAVLHDRGLTAREQDEFLQWLACDRRHSEAFRRQQATWCELDALAQWRPEHSVQPNPGLLEERAGRGPGRWIALALAASVACGLTAWHFRASPPPGVPVAEATALNYERRVLNDGSVVELNRGATIEAHYTPGEREISLVRGEAFFKVAKNPLRPFIVRANGIAVQAVGTAFNVRLVDGAVDVLVTEGRVKIANGDASDQNPPLLVAAGEHTLVPVRGHGPVAVAKASATEISQALAWQPQMLDFSSTPLGDMVAEFNRHNRVQIVIADPTLAHLAIVGAVRSDNVDGFVRLLETAAGVRAERSTTTIVLTRSR; encoded by the coding sequence ATGAACGAAGACCGACAGGGTTCAGCAGATCGCGAACGTCGCCGCATTGATTTCGCAGCGGCGAAATGGGCTGTGTTGCACGATCGTGGCCTGACGGCCCGCGAGCAGGATGAGTTTCTGCAGTGGCTGGCATGTGATCGCCGTCACAGTGAGGCCTTCCGACGCCAGCAGGCAACGTGGTGTGAACTTGACGCGTTGGCGCAGTGGCGGCCGGAGCACAGTGTGCAGCCGAACCCGGGCCTGCTGGAGGAAAGAGCCGGACGAGGGCCCGGACGGTGGATCGCGTTGGCGCTCGCGGCGAGCGTCGCGTGCGGGCTCACGGCGTGGCACTTTCGCGCTTCGCCGCCACCCGGAGTTCCGGTCGCGGAAGCCACCGCGCTCAACTACGAACGCCGGGTGTTGAATGACGGATCGGTGGTGGAGTTAAACCGCGGCGCGACGATCGAAGCGCACTACACACCAGGCGAACGTGAAATCTCGCTCGTGCGAGGAGAGGCCTTCTTCAAGGTGGCAAAGAACCCGCTGCGCCCATTCATCGTGCGAGCCAATGGCATCGCGGTGCAGGCCGTGGGGACGGCGTTTAATGTGCGGCTGGTCGACGGAGCGGTCGACGTGCTCGTGACGGAAGGACGAGTCAAAATTGCGAACGGAGATGCGAGTGATCAAAACCCTCCGCTGCTGGTAGCTGCGGGGGAGCATACCCTGGTGCCGGTGCGTGGACATGGACCGGTCGCGGTCGCGAAGGCATCGGCCACCGAGATTTCCCAAGCGCTCGCCTGGCAGCCACAAATGCTGGATTTTTCGTCGACGCCGCTGGGCGACATGGTGGCGGAATTCAACCGACACAATCGCGTGCAGATCGTGATCGCTGACCCGACGTTGGCGCATCTCGCCATCGTGGGAGCCGTGCGCTCCGACAACGTGGACGGATTCGTGCGACTCTTGGAAACAGCGGCTGGGGTGCGTGCTGAGCGTTCCACTACAACGATTGTGCTGACGCGATCCCGTTGA
- a CDS encoding TonB-dependent siderophore receptor, with protein sequence MKLPIPAWPRLRLSPSSAIYHLACIALFALSSTLLVAQNQVRRHFDVPAGEAIETLKTAARQAELEIMFPAETVRGVKTKAVEGDYTVMEALNRMLADTELYVVRDEQSGALSVLRQSRAPQQPPRTETSTSGKADGPIQLSAFEVTDRRTHGYQATSSNSATRLNTPIVELSKSIQVITRDLIDDLKVTELNDAVYLSSAVSETSPYSGRLAVRGFENAAAKRNGLGNYGSDETITDTATIERIEVVKGPSSLLYGSSSPGGVVNYVTKQPISYAQNSVRLVAGSFGKHRAEIDSGGPLIGDGKTLNYRLVGAYNEEDSFGKYNGGQRSVVAGSLRWHITPDTYILVGAQFDRGDRTNIRPGNYPISRSKFDANGNFVSLHDHFELSKEARDEWVGAFSGPYNRHHSRVQRYDADVFHKFTSELSLFAHYSYIDNNLQEAYSTSSAEGWQQSPYAVAGRNEMLQGGYWRTPHRRSGNGTVTLNYDLKRENFETQIIAGWEGYIFDLKQGDYSQDAKYWQLVNFVNQTGYGQTWENTLAGLNEGIANGHWHITDIYNRTQTYQAPYLLLHTYLMDRRLRIIAGIRHDAVTIKQIFHTKDATSSDPFALTAGSVSSNKASATTPMLGVSYSPIKDQKGFVVFGNYSESLVANEITNPDGSNLPPEIGKGWEIGTKLDLNQRLSMTLSYYTSDRTNLARGVPNTSPQQWVASGLQRSKGFDLDLFYAITPAWQLIASATTIDAVYIDDGDAALIGTRLPSVSKWNWSAWTKYNFTVGKLKGLSLGGGLVSRAQYQVYGANYPGMIGPEFTRVDLLANYTTKLNGHDLELSVKFNNIFDKVYLVGPVFGQPRSIETSVTMKF encoded by the coding sequence ATGAAACTACCCATCCCTGCGTGGCCGCGGCTGCGCCTGTCTCCGTCCTCCGCGATCTATCATCTGGCCTGCATCGCGTTGTTTGCTCTCTCGTCGACCTTGCTGGTGGCGCAAAATCAAGTCCGCCGTCACTTTGACGTGCCGGCAGGCGAAGCGATCGAAACGCTCAAGACCGCGGCGCGTCAGGCGGAACTTGAGATTATGTTTCCCGCGGAAACCGTGCGCGGAGTTAAGACCAAAGCGGTCGAGGGCGACTACACGGTGATGGAAGCGCTCAACCGCATGCTCGCGGACACCGAACTCTATGTCGTGCGGGATGAGCAGTCAGGCGCACTTTCGGTGCTCCGACAGTCCCGAGCGCCCCAACAGCCACCGCGAACGGAAACGTCGACGTCAGGTAAGGCGGATGGGCCGATCCAATTGTCGGCTTTCGAAGTCACCGATCGGCGGACGCACGGTTATCAAGCCACGAGTTCCAACAGTGCGACCCGTCTTAACACACCGATCGTCGAGCTCTCCAAAAGCATTCAGGTTATCACCCGCGATCTAATCGATGACCTCAAGGTGACGGAGTTGAATGATGCCGTTTATCTCTCTTCCGCGGTATCGGAAACGAGTCCGTATTCGGGACGACTAGCCGTGCGCGGATTTGAAAATGCGGCCGCGAAGAGAAATGGCTTGGGCAACTACGGCAGCGATGAGACGATTACGGATACGGCGACCATTGAGCGCATCGAAGTGGTTAAAGGCCCGTCGTCGTTGCTCTACGGCAGTTCCAGTCCGGGAGGCGTCGTCAACTATGTGACCAAACAACCAATTTCATACGCGCAGAACAGCGTTCGTTTGGTCGCCGGCTCGTTCGGCAAGCACCGGGCGGAGATCGATTCCGGAGGTCCTCTGATCGGCGACGGAAAGACCCTGAACTACCGGTTGGTGGGTGCTTACAACGAAGAAGACAGCTTCGGCAAATACAATGGCGGCCAGCGCAGTGTCGTGGCGGGCAGCCTCCGCTGGCACATTACGCCTGATACCTACATTTTGGTTGGCGCTCAATTCGACCGCGGCGACCGCACCAACATTCGTCCGGGCAATTACCCCATCAGCCGGTCGAAGTTCGACGCCAACGGAAACTTCGTCTCGTTACATGATCACTTCGAGCTGAGCAAAGAGGCACGCGATGAATGGGTTGGTGCCTTCTCGGGTCCTTACAATCGCCATCACTCCAGGGTCCAGCGCTATGATGCGGACGTTTTTCACAAGTTCACGAGTGAGCTAAGTCTTTTCGCGCACTATAGTTACATTGATAATAATCTACAGGAAGCCTATTCTACATCCTCGGCCGAAGGTTGGCAGCAGAGCCCCTATGCGGTGGCGGGTCGCAATGAGATGCTGCAAGGCGGCTACTGGCGCACTCCACACCGTCGTTCCGGCAACGGCACGGTGACGCTAAACTACGATCTCAAACGGGAGAATTTCGAGACCCAGATCATCGCCGGCTGGGAGGGCTATATTTTTGATTTGAAACAAGGCGATTACTCACAGGACGCCAAATACTGGCAGCTGGTGAACTTCGTCAATCAAACTGGCTACGGCCAAACCTGGGAAAATACTCTCGCGGGGCTCAATGAGGGGATCGCCAATGGGCACTGGCACATCACCGATATTTATAATCGCACCCAAACGTATCAAGCTCCGTATCTTCTCCTGCACACGTATTTGATGGATCGTCGCTTGAGAATCATCGCGGGTATTCGCCACGACGCCGTCACCATCAAGCAGATCTTCCATACGAAAGATGCGACGTCGTCGGATCCGTTCGCGCTTACTGCTGGTTCGGTGTCTTCGAACAAAGCGTCCGCGACAACGCCCATGCTGGGCGTGTCCTATTCGCCGATCAAGGATCAGAAGGGATTCGTGGTGTTCGGCAATTACAGTGAGTCGCTTGTCGCCAACGAGATCACGAATCCAGATGGATCAAATCTGCCGCCGGAAATCGGCAAGGGTTGGGAGATCGGCACAAAGTTGGATTTGAACCAGCGCCTCTCGATGACGTTGAGCTACTATACTTCCGATCGAACCAATCTGGCGCGCGGCGTCCCCAATACATCACCGCAGCAATGGGTCGCCTCAGGCTTGCAACGTTCCAAGGGCTTCGACTTGGACCTCTTTTATGCGATCACGCCAGCATGGCAGTTGATTGCGAGCGCGACTACGATCGATGCTGTTTACATCGACGACGGTGACGCGGCCCTGATTGGCACGCGCCTGCCGAGTGTGTCGAAATGGAATTGGTCCGCGTGGACCAAGTATAATTTTACTGTTGGCAAGCTAAAGGGCCTCAGCCTCGGTGGCGGGCTCGTGTCGCGTGCCCAGTATCAGGTCTACGGAGCCAACTACCCCGGGATGATCGGCCCGGAGTTTACGCGCGTGGACCTGCTGGCGAACTATACGACGAAATTGAACGGCCATGACTTGGAGCTCAGTGTGAAGTTCAACAACATATTCGATAAAGTATACTTGGTCGGCCCGGTGTTTGGGCAACCGCGCAGCATTGAGACTTCCGTGACGATGAAATTCTGA
- a CDS encoding response regulator — MSASLPPRTPSTRYSMMVLLVDDQAIVAEAVRRALAHLPDMDFHYCPQATQALDLARQLKPTVILQDLVMPGVDGLELLKIYRATPETREVPVIVLSTKEEPKVKAQAFEFGANDYLVKLPDRVELVARIRFHSQFYLNQLQRDEAYRALRESQQQLLDSNTALISLNQKLEEATQAKSQFLAHMSHEIRTPMNGVIGMTTLLLDTALTSEQRDFVETVRVSGESLLTIINDVLDFSKIESGRIELETHPYDLRQCIDEAVELLAPKAAEKQLELVVLLDPSVPPVVVGDVTRLRQILVNLIGNAVKFTRAGEVVVSTRAESGGGGAVTLHFAVADTGIGIPAEKLDRLFKSFTQVDSSTTRNFGGTGLGLAISKRLAELMGGEMCVESTLDQGSTFHFHIRVHAGTSDGPAWRRAPAALRGRRMLLVEDNAAQRQALAQFAQLWAIELTCAASSEEATAKLAQPGATFEVLLTDLDMLGANAPEILARWRSQTGAARPALMLLTSKRLRPEEKAAFQAEAIVVKPVRPEPLLESLVRTMTGAAQQEKRPPVASVFVSSLAERLPLRLLLADDNAVNQKVGLMLLKRLGYTADAVANGVEVLSALSAKTYDLVLLDVQMPEMDGYEAARRIHETWSGRSEPRPRMIAMTGNAMMGDRERCLAAGMDDYISKPVRVEELRAALEKWGPPPTVKN; from the coding sequence ATGAGCGCTTCACTTCCGCCGCGGACGCCGTCGACGCGTTATTCAATGATGGTTTTATTGGTGGACGATCAGGCCATCGTCGCCGAGGCCGTGCGACGGGCGTTGGCGCATCTGCCGGACATGGATTTTCATTACTGTCCGCAGGCGACGCAGGCGCTCGATCTGGCCCGCCAGCTCAAGCCGACGGTGATTCTCCAGGATCTGGTCATGCCGGGAGTCGATGGGTTGGAGCTGTTGAAAATTTACCGAGCAACGCCCGAAACGCGCGAAGTGCCGGTGATTGTGCTCTCGACGAAAGAGGAGCCAAAAGTGAAAGCGCAGGCGTTCGAGTTCGGGGCGAACGATTATCTGGTGAAGCTGCCGGACCGAGTGGAGCTTGTGGCCCGCATCCGGTTTCATTCGCAATTTTATCTCAACCAACTCCAGCGCGACGAAGCCTATCGGGCGTTGCGTGAGAGTCAGCAGCAGCTCCTCGACAGCAATACGGCGCTTATCTCGCTGAACCAAAAGCTGGAGGAAGCGACGCAGGCGAAGTCGCAATTCCTGGCGCACATGAGCCACGAAATCCGCACTCCGATGAACGGCGTGATCGGCATGACGACGTTGTTGCTGGATACGGCGCTGACGAGCGAGCAACGGGATTTCGTCGAGACCGTGCGCGTGTCGGGCGAGAGCTTGCTGACGATCATCAACGACGTCCTCGATTTTTCCAAAATCGAATCCGGGCGCATCGAGTTGGAGACGCATCCCTATGATTTGCGGCAGTGTATCGACGAAGCGGTGGAATTGCTCGCACCGAAGGCGGCCGAGAAACAGTTGGAACTCGTCGTGCTGCTCGATCCGTCGGTGCCGCCGGTGGTGGTGGGCGACGTGACGCGACTCCGGCAGATCCTCGTGAATCTGATCGGCAACGCGGTGAAGTTTACGAGGGCAGGTGAAGTCGTCGTCTCGACGCGCGCCGAGAGCGGAGGAGGAGGAGCAGTGACCTTGCATTTCGCGGTGGCGGACACCGGGATCGGCATTCCTGCGGAGAAACTTGATCGCTTGTTCAAGTCGTTCACCCAAGTCGACAGTTCGACGACGCGAAATTTCGGCGGCACGGGCTTGGGTCTGGCAATCAGCAAGCGGCTGGCAGAATTGATGGGCGGGGAGATGTGCGTGGAAAGCACGCTCGATCAGGGATCGACGTTTCATTTCCACATCCGGGTGCACGCTGGCACGAGCGACGGGCCGGCGTGGCGGCGCGCACCGGCGGCGCTGCGCGGACGGCGGATGCTGTTGGTCGAGGACAACGCTGCCCAGCGTCAGGCGCTGGCGCAGTTCGCGCAGTTGTGGGCGATCGAATTGACCTGCGCGGCGAGTAGTGAGGAGGCGACGGCGAAACTTGCGCAGCCGGGGGCGACGTTCGAGGTGCTGTTGACGGATTTGGATATGCTGGGCGCGAATGCGCCGGAAATTCTGGCCCGCTGGCGCTCGCAGACGGGCGCCGCGCGACCGGCGTTAATGTTGCTCACCTCGAAGCGACTGCGGCCCGAGGAGAAGGCGGCGTTTCAAGCGGAGGCCATCGTGGTCAAACCCGTGCGGCCGGAACCGTTGCTGGAGAGCTTGGTGCGCACGATGACAGGCGCGGCGCAACAGGAGAAACGCCCTCCGGTGGCGTCGGTTTTTGTGTCCTCGCTGGCAGAACGTTTGCCGTTGCGGCTGTTGCTCGCGGACGACAACGCAGTCAACCAGAAGGTGGGACTGATGCTGTTGAAACGTTTGGGTTACACCGCCGATGCGGTGGCCAACGGTGTCGAGGTTCTGTCGGCGCTCAGCGCGAAAACCTACGACCTCGTTTTGCTCGATGTGCAGATGCCAGAAATGGACGGATACGAAGCCGCGCGTCGCATTCACGAGACGTGGAGCGGCCGAAGCGAGCCGCGTCCGCGAATGATCGCCATGACGGGGAACGCGATGATGGGCGATCGGGAGCGTTGTCTCGCTGCCGGAATGGATGATTACATTTCGAAGCCCGTGCGGGTGGAAGAACTGCGTGCGGCGCTGGAGAAATGGGGTCCGCCGCCGACGGTGAAGAACTGA